A region from the Pontixanthobacter aestiaquae genome encodes:
- a CDS encoding cytochrome c-type biogenesis protein: MSRITACIAVVLSFFALPLAAQQSLPPAPLAYEQLEDPAQEEAAQALMETLRCLKCQSQSIADSDAPMAGDMRHQVRSRIQAGEEPEAIRAWLVDRYGDYVSYAPTISETTWPLFAIPVLLLLVAGLILWRRLRKAS, encoded by the coding sequence ATGAGCCGTATAACTGCTTGTATTGCGGTTGTGCTGTCCTTTTTCGCGCTTCCGCTGGCCGCGCAGCAATCGCTCCCACCAGCACCGCTCGCGTATGAACAGCTAGAAGATCCCGCACAGGAGGAAGCCGCGCAGGCGCTGATGGAAACGCTGCGCTGTCTCAAATGTCAAAGCCAGTCGATTGCCGACAGCGACGCCCCAATGGCGGGCGATATGCGGCATCAAGTGCGCAGCCGCATTCAGGCCGGCGAAGAGCCTGAGGCAATCCGTGCGTGGTTGGTTGATCGCTATGGCGATTATGTGAGCTATGCCCCGACGATCAGTGAGACGACTTGGCCGCTTTTTGCCATACCCGTCTTGTTGCTGCTGGTTGCCGGCCTGATCCTGTGGCGGCGTTTGAGGAAAGCATCATGA
- a CDS encoding tetratricopeptide repeat protein — translation MSWLPVIALAMAAFVVAAFALRLPKSGWALFGAALLFGLAGYAMHGSPGYAGSPTENVPEANPNNAAMVDARREFFGADSLPSRYVTIADGFARNGQFEDSANMLLNAISQDPSDVEAWVGLGNALVEHADGSLTPAALYAYSQAEQLAPQSPASAYFLGIGLLRSGRPEEARRIWAQLIENAPTDAEWVEPMTLRLERLDAMLTQMGGQQPAASGQ, via the coding sequence ATGAGCTGGCTCCCAGTAATTGCACTCGCGATGGCAGCATTTGTAGTCGCGGCTTTCGCTCTCAGACTGCCGAAAAGCGGCTGGGCGTTGTTTGGCGCTGCCTTGCTGTTCGGCCTTGCGGGTTACGCGATGCACGGTTCCCCGGGATATGCCGGATCACCGACCGAGAACGTCCCGGAAGCTAATCCCAACAACGCAGCCATGGTAGATGCGCGGCGTGAATTCTTTGGTGCGGATAGCCTACCAAGCCGCTACGTCACGATTGCAGACGGGTTTGCGCGCAATGGCCAGTTCGAAGACTCGGCCAATATGCTGCTCAACGCCATCAGTCAGGATCCGAGCGATGTGGAAGCATGGGTTGGTTTGGGCAATGCGCTGGTTGAACATGCCGATGGTTCGCTGACACCTGCAGCTCTTTATGCCTACTCGCAGGCGGAGCAGCTTGCGCCGCAAAGCCCCGCTTCTGCATATTTCCTCGGAATAGGCTTGTTGCGGTCTGGCCGCCCGGAAGAAGCCCGCCGGATATGGGCTCAGCTGATCGAAAACGCTCCCACGGACGCAGAATGGGTCGAGCCAATGACATTACGTCTGGAACGCCTCGATGCAATGCTCACGCAAATGGGCGGTCAGCAACCGGCAGCTTCGGGGCAATAG
- a CDS encoding potassium transporter Kup, with protein MAEASTHSVQPPPGSQTGHSASKAALAVGAIGIVFGDIGTSPLYAFRETFVGPHPLALDTAHVLGVISLIFWSMTLVVAIQYVTILMRADNKGQGGSLALVALISSHISGKKYGWVAVLLGVFATSLFYGDSMITPAISVLSAVEGLTVVDEGLSDYVIPIALVLLIFLFVLQKRGTAKVGALFAPVMIVYFTVIASMGAWQIFQTPDILWALNPYYAVNFFILDGFTAFLALGSVVLAVTGSEALYSDMGHFGRGPMRLSWFGFVMPCLLLNYFGQGAMIIGLPNELAVEAIQSPFFFLASEEWRLPLVFLATFATFIASQAVISGAFSITHQAMQMGYIPRLSIRHTSETEGGQIYIPIVNWALMIAVIVLVLTFQNSSNLASAYGIAVTGAVTIDTLLMAVLLVGVWKWKWWYAAPVVLLFLIVDGAYFAANLAKVPDGGWFPLLVGAVAFTLLTTWARGRKLMRERMSEVALPMEIFAKSAKNSATRVPGTAIFMASAKGGVPSALLHNIKHNKVLHERVVILTVEIAEIPYVDPEARCEYHDLGDGFFRAVLHYGFMEGTDVPEGLKKMDRCGGEFDMMQTSFFLSRQTLLPSDKPGMPIWREKIFAWMLRNSATAMEFFRLPTNRVVELGSQVRI; from the coding sequence ATGGCTGAGGCCTCGACACATAGCGTTCAACCGCCGCCGGGCTCGCAAACGGGGCATAGCGCCTCGAAAGCGGCGCTCGCCGTGGGCGCGATCGGTATTGTGTTCGGCGATATCGGCACCAGCCCGCTTTACGCCTTCCGTGAGACTTTCGTCGGCCCGCATCCGCTGGCGCTGGATACCGCACACGTGCTTGGCGTCATCAGCCTGATTTTCTGGTCAATGACGCTGGTTGTGGCGATCCAATATGTCACGATCCTGATGCGCGCGGACAATAAGGGGCAGGGCGGCAGCCTCGCTCTAGTCGCACTGATTTCGAGCCACATTAGCGGTAAGAAATATGGCTGGGTCGCCGTGCTGCTCGGCGTGTTCGCCACATCGCTTTTCTACGGCGACAGCATGATTACGCCGGCGATTTCGGTCCTGTCGGCGGTTGAGGGCCTGACAGTGGTCGATGAGGGCCTGTCCGATTACGTGATCCCGATTGCACTGGTCCTGCTGATCTTCCTGTTCGTGCTGCAAAAACGCGGCACAGCGAAAGTCGGCGCTTTGTTTGCGCCAGTGATGATCGTCTATTTCACCGTGATCGCCAGCATGGGCGCATGGCAGATATTCCAGACGCCCGACATCCTGTGGGCGCTCAACCCCTATTACGCGGTCAATTTCTTCATTCTGGACGGTTTCACAGCGTTTCTGGCGCTTGGTTCGGTCGTTCTGGCGGTTACGGGTTCGGAGGCACTTTACTCCGACATGGGGCATTTCGGGCGCGGACCGATGCGTCTGTCGTGGTTTGGCTTTGTCATGCCGTGCCTGCTGCTTAACTATTTCGGTCAAGGCGCGATGATTATCGGCCTGCCAAACGAGCTGGCCGTCGAAGCGATCCAGAGCCCGTTCTTCTTCCTGGCGAGCGAGGAATGGCGCTTGCCGCTGGTATTCCTCGCCACCTTTGCGACCTTTATCGCCAGCCAAGCGGTTATCTCGGGCGCGTTCTCGATCACACATCAGGCGATGCAAATGGGCTATATTCCCCGGCTGTCGATCCGCCACACCAGCGAGACCGAGGGCGGCCAGATTTACATTCCGATCGTCAACTGGGCGCTGATGATTGCCGTCATCGTGCTGGTGCTGACTTTCCAGAACAGTTCCAACCTTGCTTCTGCCTACGGCATCGCGGTTACGGGTGCGGTGACCATTGATACGCTGCTTATGGCGGTGCTGCTGGTCGGCGTGTGGAAGTGGAAGTGGTGGTATGCCGCGCCGGTCGTGCTGCTGTTCCTGATCGTGGACGGTGCGTACTTCGCGGCGAACCTTGCCAAAGTGCCCGATGGCGGCTGGTTCCCGCTGCTTGTCGGTGCGGTCGCCTTTACCTTGCTCACCACATGGGCGCGCGGCCGCAAGCTGATGCGCGAGCGGATGAGCGAAGTTGCGCTGCCGATGGAGATATTTGCCAAGTCGGCCAAGAACAGCGCAACCCGCGTTCCCGGAACCGCGATCTTTATGGCATCGGCCAAGGGCGGGGTGCCTTCGGCGCTGCTCCACAATATCAAGCACAACAAAGTTCTGCACGAGCGGGTGGTGATCCTGACCGTGGAGATAGCCGAAATCCCTTATGTCGATCCGGAGGCGCGCTGCGAATATCATGATCTCGGCGATGGGTTCTTCCGCGCCGTATTGCATTACGGCTTTATGGAAGGGACCGATGTTCCCGAGGGTCTGAAGAAGATGGACCGCTGCGGCGGCGAATTTGACATGATGCAGACCAGCTTCTTCCTGTCGCGCCAAACACTGCTGCCGTCCGACAAGCCGGGTATGCCGATCTGGCGCGAAAAGATCTTCGCATGGATGCTGCGCAATTCAGCGACTGCGATGGAGTTCTTCAGGCTGCCTACGAATAGGGTTGTGGAACTGGGCAGTCAGGTGCGGATTTAG
- a CDS encoding inner membrane-spanning protein YciB, whose protein sequence is MSDTQQTAKKPSGWLNVAVDYGPLLVFLGVYKYFAPEESEAIAEIAAVIKGTLAFMVAAVIALVFSKLKLGKVSPMLWFSTALIVGFGGLTIFFGDPTFVQLKPTIIYSLFGAALVIGWAWKGKALLKVLLEAAFEGLSDEGWLKLSRNWGFFFFALAGLNEVLRYLYNVENGTFETWLWAKFWVFMPLTFIFTFTQIPMLMKHGLDVGAEDDVIKNEPPTGS, encoded by the coding sequence ATGAGCGATACCCAGCAAACTGCCAAGAAACCCTCCGGCTGGCTCAACGTCGCGGTCGACTACGGGCCGCTGCTCGTATTCCTCGGCGTGTACAAATATTTTGCGCCCGAAGAGAGCGAAGCGATTGCCGAAATCGCGGCAGTCATCAAAGGCACCCTCGCCTTTATGGTCGCGGCAGTGATTGCCCTAGTGTTCTCCAAACTCAAACTAGGGAAAGTGTCTCCGATGCTGTGGTTCTCGACCGCCCTCATCGTTGGCTTCGGCGGTCTGACAATCTTTTTCGGCGACCCGACATTCGTGCAGCTCAAGCCGACCATCATCTATTCGCTATTCGGTGCCGCATTGGTCATTGGCTGGGCATGGAAGGGGAAAGCGCTGCTCAAGGTTCTGCTGGAGGCGGCATTCGAGGGCCTCAGCGATGAAGGCTGGCTCAAACTCTCGCGCAATTGGGGCTTTTTCTTCTTCGCCCTCGCCGGACTGAACGAAGTCCTGCGCTATCTCTACAATGTCGAGAACGGCACATTCGAGACATGGCTGTGGGCCAAATTCTGGGTCTTTATGCCGCTGACGTTCATCTTCACTTTCACGCAAATCCCGATGCTGATGAAGCATGGGCTCGACGTTGGTGCTGAGGATGATGTGATCAAGAATGAGCCACCGACTGGGTCATGA
- the ftsY gene encoding signal recognition particle-docking protein FtsY: MSETSWKDRLFGGFRKTSERLSTNLTEVVGTAKLDDSTLDNVEDALIMSDLGPSAAARIRAKLSEKKFGLNITEIELKEAVADEIAEILRPVAVPIEITAFPRPQVLLVIGVNGSGKTTTIAKMAHLFQEDDYGVMLAAGDTFRAAAIGQLATWAERIGVPVIRGPEGGDPASIVFDGVKAATDQGIDALIVDTAGRLQNKRELMDELAKIRKVLGRLNPEAPHDVVLVLDATNGQNALAQIEVFKEIAGVTGLIMTKLDGTARGGVLVAAAEQYGLPIHAIGVGEKIDDLRPFDPDLVARVIAGVA, translated from the coding sequence ATGAGCGAAACGAGCTGGAAAGATCGCCTGTTTGGCGGTTTCCGCAAGACGTCGGAACGCCTCTCGACCAATCTGACCGAGGTTGTCGGTACTGCGAAGCTCGACGATTCGACGCTGGATAACGTCGAAGACGCGCTGATTATGTCGGACCTCGGGCCTTCGGCTGCCGCGCGGATACGGGCCAAACTGTCCGAGAAAAAATTCGGTCTCAACATCACCGAGATCGAGCTAAAGGAAGCCGTCGCGGACGAGATTGCCGAAATTTTGCGACCCGTCGCTGTTCCCATTGAGATCACTGCGTTCCCACGCCCGCAAGTGTTGCTGGTGATTGGCGTCAACGGCAGCGGTAAGACAACGACAATCGCCAAAATGGCGCACCTGTTTCAGGAAGACGATTATGGCGTCATGCTGGCGGCAGGCGATACATTCCGTGCCGCTGCTATCGGCCAACTTGCGACATGGGCTGAGCGTATTGGTGTACCGGTCATTCGCGGCCCGGAAGGCGGTGATCCCGCGAGCATAGTGTTCGATGGTGTGAAAGCCGCAACCGATCAGGGTATTGATGCGCTGATCGTCGACACGGCCGGACGGCTGCAGAACAAGCGCGAACTGATGGATGAACTTGCCAAGATCCGTAAAGTTCTTGGCAGACTGAACCCCGAGGCACCGCATGATGTGGTTCTCGTGCTAGATGCTACCAACGGTCAAAACGCCCTCGCCCAGATTGAAGTATTCAAGGAGATCGCCGGCGTTACCGGTCTGATTATGACCAAGTTGGACGGAACCGCACGCGGCGGCGTTCTGGTTGCAGCAGCAGAGCAATATGGCCTGCCGATCCACGCGATTGGGGTGGGCGAGAAAATTGATGATTTGCGGCCCTTCGATCCAGATCTGGTCGCCAGAGTAATTGCGGGGGTGGCTTAA
- a CDS encoding MiaB/RimO family radical SAM methylthiotransferase: MGGLRVTKSSAAEVISLGCRLNISESEQIKAMLAEDNNVVVINSCAVTMEAVRQTRQTIRKARKARPDARLLVTGCAADIEREQIGNMPEVDGLIANTAKLDPRAWNAPVEVAPTVTSRTRAFVTVQNGCDHACTFCVIPQGRGKSRSMTIAQVLAQVETHLAQGAPEVVLTGVDVTSWGHDLPDAPELGTMVEAVLNAFPELGRLRMSSLDGIEIDPLLEELFAQEQRLMPHLHLSLQHGHDMMLKRMKRRHLRDDAVALVERIKARRPDIAIGADLIAGFPTEDVAMHGDNRSIIEELDIVHGHIFPYSPRPNTPAARMPQLDRAIIKQRAAELRGDVAQRRDTWLTKQIGKPLSVLAERDGTGYAPNFARVAVPQGTAPGTILTITPTALDAGLLRDEGLPQ; this comes from the coding sequence ATGGGCGGATTACGCGTGACCAAGAGCTCTGCTGCAGAAGTGATATCGCTGGGATGCCGCCTCAATATTTCTGAGAGCGAGCAGATCAAGGCAATGCTCGCTGAAGACAACAATGTCGTCGTCATCAATAGCTGCGCGGTGACGATGGAGGCCGTGCGGCAAACCCGCCAGACGATCCGCAAAGCGCGCAAGGCCCGGCCCGATGCGCGGCTGCTCGTCACCGGCTGCGCCGCCGACATCGAGCGCGAGCAAATCGGCAATATGCCCGAAGTCGATGGCTTGATCGCCAATACGGCCAAGCTTGATCCACGCGCGTGGAATGCACCGGTTGAAGTTGCGCCAACAGTGACCAGCCGCACGCGCGCATTCGTGACGGTACAGAACGGCTGCGATCATGCCTGCACCTTTTGCGTCATACCCCAAGGACGCGGCAAAAGCCGGTCGATGACTATCGCGCAAGTGCTGGCGCAGGTCGAAACCCATTTGGCGCAAGGCGCACCCGAAGTGGTGCTGACCGGGGTCGATGTGACATCGTGGGGGCATGACCTGCCCGATGCGCCCGAACTCGGCACGATGGTCGAGGCGGTGCTGAACGCATTCCCCGAGCTTGGGCGCCTGCGGATGTCCTCACTCGACGGGATTGAGATCGATCCGCTGCTGGAAGAGCTCTTCGCGCAAGAACAGCGCCTGATGCCGCATCTGCATCTCTCGCTCCAGCACGGTCACGATATGATGCTCAAACGGATGAAGCGGCGGCATTTACGCGACGATGCGGTGGCACTGGTGGAACGTATCAAAGCGCGCCGCCCCGATATTGCCATCGGTGCCGATTTGATCGCCGGATTCCCCACCGAGGATGTGGCCATGCATGGCGATAACCGTTCGATCATCGAAGAGCTTGATATCGTGCACGGACATATCTTCCCCTACTCGCCCCGGCCCAACACACCCGCCGCGCGGATGCCGCAACTGGATCGCGCGATCATCAAACAGCGCGCAGCCGAGTTACGCGGCGATGTGGCGCAGCGGAGGGATACGTGGCTCACAAAGCAAATCGGCAAGCCATTATCAGTCCTCGCCGAACGCGACGGGACCGGCTATGCGCCCAATTTCGCGAGAGTGGCGGTTCCCCAAGGCACTGCGCCGGGCACCATTCTCACCATTACACCTACCGCCTTGGACGCTGGTTTGTTAAGAGATGAGGGCTTGCCACAATGA
- the dapF gene encoding diaminopimelate epimerase: MRVPFIKMHGLGNDFIMLDAREAELPAVTERSAAALANRRTGIGCDQLILLERSANADFRMRIFNSDGGEVEACGNAARAAALLHGEPAKVETDGGIIELSPTQSGARVDMGVPSFEWDSIPLDYAMDTAAMPVSWEMLGNPSAVNVGNPHVIFFVRDCEDVPLDRLGPLIENDPLFPTRINVNIADIRNGAVNLRVWERGAGLTRACGTGACATAVAAIRRGLVASPVTVNLPGGPLQIEWNEGGSIIMEGPATEAYRGTFEWADYA, translated from the coding sequence ATGCGCGTCCCCTTCATCAAGATGCACGGCCTCGGCAATGATTTCATCATGCTCGATGCGCGCGAGGCTGAACTGCCCGCCGTGACAGAGCGCAGCGCGGCGGCGCTGGCCAATAGGCGGACCGGGATTGGCTGTGATCAGCTGATTCTTCTTGAGCGCTCAGCCAACGCCGACTTCCGGATGCGGATATTCAACTCCGATGGCGGCGAAGTCGAAGCTTGCGGCAATGCCGCGCGTGCGGCGGCCCTGCTTCATGGTGAACCGGCGAAGGTCGAAACCGATGGCGGCATTATCGAACTGTCGCCGACGCAAAGCGGCGCGCGGGTTGATATGGGCGTGCCCAGTTTCGAATGGGACAGTATCCCCCTCGATTATGCGATGGACACCGCCGCGATGCCCGTATCGTGGGAAATGCTCGGCAATCCGTCGGCTGTAAATGTTGGCAACCCGCATGTGATCTTCTTCGTACGCGATTGCGAGGACGTGCCGCTCGACCGGCTCGGCCCGCTGATCGAGAATGATCCGCTTTTTCCCACACGCATCAATGTGAATATCGCTGACATCCGCAATGGCGCTGTAAACCTGCGGGTGTGGGAGCGCGGTGCTGGTTTGACACGGGCTTGTGGTACCGGAGCCTGCGCAACCGCTGTGGCGGCCATCAGGCGCGGACTGGTAGCGTCTCCAGTGACCGTGAACCTTCCCGGCGGCCCGCTGCAGATCGAATGGAACGAGGGCGGATCAATCATCATGGAAGGCCCGGCGACCGAAGCCTATCGCGGAACGTTCGAATGGGCGGATTACGCGTGA